One Phoenix dactylifera cultivar Barhee BC4 chromosome 8, palm_55x_up_171113_PBpolish2nd_filt_p, whole genome shotgun sequence genomic window carries:
- the LOC103707355 gene encoding enoyl-CoA delta isomerase 1, peroxisomal produces the protein MCTLEKRGRVYLLTLTGDGEHRLNPTLLNAIRSALARVRSDSARAGGGSALVTAAEGKYFSNGFDLAWAKSSPANRTTIMTSAFQHVVADLMTLPMPTIAAVTGHASAAGFALALIHDYVVMRRDRGFLYMSELDIEIPIAEFVMALFRSKIADPRVRRDVLLRAPKITAAEAERKGIIERAVGGAAEAVETAVRMGEELAEKNWNGEVYASIRNAAFPEVCRALELAEEGDEETKRLASKL, from the coding sequence ATGTGCACGCTAGAGAAGCGCGGCCGGGTGTACCTCCTCACCCTGACTGGCGACGGCGAGCACCGCCTAAATCCTACCCTCCTCAACGCCATCCGCTCCGCCCTTGCCCGGGTCCGCTCGGACTCCGCCCGTGCCGGCGGCGGATCGGCTCTCGTGACCGCCGCCGAGggcaaatacttctccaacgGATTCGACCTAGCCTGGGCCAAATCCTCCCCGGCCAACAGGACCACGATCATGACCTCTGCCTTTCAACACGTCGTCGCGGATCTGATGACCCTCCCCATGCCGACGATCGCCGCCGTGACCGGCCACGCCTCCGCCGCCGGCTTTGCCCTGGCGCTGATCCACGACTATGTGGTGATGAGGAGAGACCGGGGGTTCCTGTACATGAGCGAGCTCGACATCGAGATCCCGATCGCGGAGTTTGTTATGGCTCTGTTTCGGTCCAAGATCGCGGATCCGAGGGTCCGGCGGGATGTGCTGCTGCGGGCGCCCAAGATCACGGCAGCGGAGGCAGAACGGAAGGGGATCATCGAGCGGGCGGTCGGCGGAGCGGCGGAAGCGGTGGAGACGGCGGTGCGAATGGGGGAGGAGCTGGCGGAAAAGAATTGGAACGGGGAGGTGTATGCGTCCATCCGGAATGCGGCGTTCCCGGAGGTGTGCAGGGCGCTGGAATTGGCTGAGGAGGGCGACGAGGAGACGAAAAGGTTGGCGTCAAAGCTTTGA
- the LOC103707356 gene encoding shaggy-related protein kinase eta-like: MGSLPLGPHHPPEPEATRTGPRRPEMAEDKEASVVEGNGPVTGHIISTTIGGKNGEAKRTISYMAERVVGTGSFGIVFQAKCLETGETVAIKKVLQDRRYKNRELQLMRSMDHPNVISLKHCFFSTTNRDELFLNLVMEYVPETVFRVLKHYSNVKQRMPLIYVKLYMYQVFRGLAYIHAVPGVCHRDVKPQNILVDPLTHQVKLCDFGSAKILVKGEANISYICSRYYRAPELIFGATEYSTSIDIWSAGCVLAELLLGQPLFPGESAVDQLVEIIKVLGTPTREEIRCMNPNYTEFRFPQIKAHPWHKVFHKRMPPEAIDLASRLLQYSPSLRCTALEACAHPFFDELREPNARLPNGRPFPHLFNFKQEAACASPELINKLVPEHARRQYGLTFPLPGGT; this comes from the exons ATGGGTTCGCTGCCGCTGGGGCCTCATCATCCCCCCGAGCCAGAGGCGACGAGAACCGGTCCTCGCCGGCCGGAGATGGCCGAAGACAAG GAAGCGTCTGTTGTTGAGGGGAATGGTCCAGTAACTGGTCACATTATCTCTACTACCATTGGAGGCAAGAATGGCGAAGCCAAACGG ACCATTAGTTACATGGCAGAGCGTGTTGTGGGTactgggtcatttggaattgtCTTTCAG GCTAAATGCTTGGAAACTGGGGAGACTGTTGCTATAAAAAAGGTCTTGCAGGACAGGCGATACAAAAACCGTGAGCTACAACTGATGCGTTCGATGGATCATCCAAATGTGATTTCTCTGAAGCACTGTTTCTTCTCCACCACTAACAGAGATGAACTGTTTCTCAACCTGGTCATGGAATATGTCCCTGAAACTGTATTCCGTGTCCTGAAGCATTACAGCAATGTAAAGCAGAGGATGCCGCTTATCTATGTGAAACTTTATATGTATCAG GTATTTAGAGGGTTAGCATACATTCATGCTGTTCCAGGAGTTTGTCATAGAGATGTGAAGCCACAGAATATCCTG GTCGATCCTCTTACTCATCAAGTCAAGCTTTGTGACTTTGGAAGTGCCAAAATTCTG GTTAAGGGTGAAGCAAACATATCATACATTTGCTCTCGCTATTACCGTGCTCCAGAGCTTATATTTGGTGCAACAGAATATTCAACATCAATTGATATATGGTCAGCAGGATGTGTACTTGCTGAGTTGCTTCTTGGCCAG CCATTATTTCCTGGAGAAAGTGCTGTTGATCAGCTTGTTGAGATAATCAAG GTTCTTGGTACTCCGACTCGAGAAGAAATTCGATGCATGAATCCTAACTATACAGAATTTAGATTTCCTCAGATAAAAGCTCATCCTTGGCACAAG GTTTTCCACAAGCGAATGCCTCCAGAAGCTATAGATCTTGCATCCCGTCTTCTTCAATATTCACCAAGCCTTCGTTGCACTGCA CTTGAAGCTTGTGCCCATCCTTTTTTTGATGAGCTACGAGAGCCCAATGCACGGTTGCCAAATGGTCGCCCTTTTCCTCATCTCTTCAACTTCAAACAAGAA GCAGCATGTGCTTCGCCAGAGCTCATCAACAAGCTGGTGCCCGAGCATGCGAGGCGACAATATGGTCTCACTTTCCCGCTTCCAGGTGGGACGTGA